The sequence below is a genomic window from Acetivibrio clariflavus DSM 19732.
ATTTTCAGCTATTTACATTATAACAAATAATGCTTCTCCCTTCCATATATTATTCTTAAAAATTTTTAAAAAAACTCTATTAAAAAAAAATAATTATCAAATGGTATAAGTCCTTTATCTTTTTTCAATAATATGAAATAATTATAAATAATTATAAAATAAAATTTTCAATTGCCTTTGCATAAATATGTTTTGGCAATTGGTATTCTATTTGCTGATAAAAAATTTATATCCTAATTGGTTAAAAAATAAAGTAATATTTTAAAAGCAAAGGAAATTGTCGCTATGTTTATACCGGATTATCTAGTAAATGAGCATTTTGGAGATAGATATTTCGACGTGGTTAATGCTATTGACGAAGCACAGCAAATTCATTTTAAAAATAACAATTTGCTTGCTCGAATAAAGTCCGTAATTGAATCCAATACTCCTTTTATAATTGGAGAAACTGGTTTCGGTGCAGGCCGTATAGTTGTCTCATTGATGGAATACCTAAACAAAAGCAATTTAGAAAATATTACAATAGAATACAATACTGTCGAACTTTTTCCATTAAGTTCTGAAAGAATGTTAAATATCTTAAGTGGATTTAGAAATCGGGCAGAAAAGGAAATTGATAACCTTATCAAAGCATATAGGGCTGTTGATATCGATATAAACGGATGGCACCAAATAAAAATTGAGCAACCTTTCGGATGCCTTTATCTCAACTTATGGATTGGTGAGGCACTGGAAATGTTAAATTCACTGGATAAACTTTGCGATGCTTGGTTTCTTGACGGCCACTGCCCAAGGAAAAATCCGTCAATGTGGCGTCCTGAACTGCTTATGGAAATAGGCAGAAAAACAAAAAAAGGAGGCACATGTTCCTCTTATACCGTTTCAGGTGTTGTCAAAAGAGCACTTTCTGATGCAGGTTTTGATATTGTAAAACTTCCCGGATTCGGTGGAAAAAAAGAAGTGCTTCAGGGAGTTAAACGTTGATTTCAGTAGAGTAAATTATATAACTCTATTGAATTTGCTTTTATAACTAAACCACAGGGTCCGGCCAATTTGGTACGGATATTTTTATGCAAAAAATAATAGTAAAAGGAGATATGGAATTTGAACAGTAAAATAACAATAATATGATTTGATAAAATTTAGATGGAACATATTAGCTTAAACCAATTAAGCAAAATTGAAAAGTTTATGGAAATGCAAAAAATGATAGGACAAGCCGCATTAAGCGGCTTGCATTTTTTTCGAAATAAAGATTCAGTTACCGTTTATATTAAAGACCGCTTCCCCATATAGCTGTATTTCCGCCTTTTTGCAATGCAGTAAAAGTCATTACAAATTTCTTCAAACCAGCATCATACTGCTTAAGTACTACACCATTATACTCTACTCCACCAATGGTTAAAGTAATTTTATTATCTCCAATA
It includes:
- the mnmD gene encoding tRNA (5-methylaminomethyl-2-thiouridine)(34)-methyltransferase MnmD, which gives rise to MFIPDYLVNEHFGDRYFDVVNAIDEAQQIHFKNNNLLARIKSVIESNTPFIIGETGFGAGRIVVSLMEYLNKSNLENITIEYNTVELFPLSSERMLNILSGFRNRAEKEIDNLIKAYRAVDIDINGWHQIKIEQPFGCLYLNLWIGEALEMLNSLDKLCDAWFLDGHCPRKNPSMWRPELLMEIGRKTKKGGTCSSYTVSGVVKRALSDAGFDIVKLPGFGGKKEVLQGVKR